A region of Shinella zoogloeoides DNA encodes the following proteins:
- the istA gene encoding IS21 family transposase, producing MRLFMKYRQTHSVEVAAAKASISRATAYRLDKEVQLPSQSKAPRGRRRPDPLEPIFETEVIPLLKAAPGIRAVAVYNEMLRRHPELSEGIRRTLERRIRSWRAVHGEAQEVIFRQTHEPGRLGLSDFTDASGLGVTVAGQPLDHLFYHFRLVWSGFEHAHVILGGESFVALAEGLQNALWSVGGTPLYHRSDSLSAAFRNLDADAKVDLTHRYDQLCSHYRMTPTRNNKGVAHENGSIESSHGHLKNAVHDALLMRGTKEFDDLGSYRAFVDEIVSRRNAAHGKRIDAERSHLQALPERRTTDFEEIVVTVSRTGGFTLRKVFYTVPSRLIGHRLRVRLFDDRLDVFVGGTHLMTLRRGRGHADGRHDQVVNYHHVIHSLRKKPMALRGLVYRDKLFPRQEYRKAFEALTEHLPDKQACKITVELLALAHDRGCERELAEELARTLDAGDLPDLVVMQTLFGPDPAKLPTVHVQLASLNGYEALIGTGEAA from the coding sequence ATGAGACTCTTCATGAAGTATCGACAAACGCATTCCGTCGAGGTCGCCGCAGCGAAAGCGTCGATCAGCCGAGCCACGGCATACCGCCTCGATAAGGAGGTACAACTACCATCTCAGAGCAAAGCGCCGCGTGGACGCCGCCGCCCTGATCCCTTGGAGCCAATATTCGAGACTGAGGTCATCCCGCTGCTGAAGGCCGCACCCGGCATCCGTGCTGTCGCCGTCTACAACGAGATGCTGCGCCGACATCCAGAGCTTTCTGAAGGCATCCGCCGTACGCTTGAGCGACGCATCCGGTCGTGGCGTGCGGTCCATGGTGAAGCGCAGGAGGTCATCTTCCGCCAGACGCACGAGCCAGGCCGGCTGGGCCTTTCGGATTTCACCGACGCTAGCGGTCTTGGCGTGACGGTCGCTGGCCAGCCGCTTGATCACCTGTTCTATCACTTCCGGCTCGTCTGGTCGGGCTTCGAACATGCCCATGTCATTCTCGGCGGGGAAAGCTTTGTCGCGCTAGCTGAGGGGCTTCAAAATGCCCTGTGGTCCGTGGGCGGTACGCCGCTCTATCACCGCAGCGACAGCCTGTCGGCGGCATTCCGCAACCTCGACGCCGACGCCAAGGTCGATCTCACACACCGTTACGACCAGCTTTGCTCTCATTACCGGATGACCCCGACGCGCAACAACAAGGGCGTCGCGCATGAGAACGGCTCGATCGAAAGCTCCCATGGTCATCTCAAAAATGCCGTTCATGATGCCCTGCTAATGCGGGGGACCAAGGAGTTCGACGATCTCGGTTCTTACCGCGCCTTTGTCGACGAGATCGTTAGTCGTCGCAACGCTGCCCATGGTAAGCGTATCGATGCAGAGCGATCCCATCTGCAGGCACTGCCAGAGCGCCGGACCACGGACTTCGAAGAGATTGTCGTTACGGTGTCCCGGACGGGCGGCTTCACCTTACGCAAGGTCTTTTATACCGTGCCGTCCCGCTTGATCGGCCACAGGCTACGAGTTCGCCTGTTCGACGATCGGCTGGATGTCTTTGTTGGCGGTACGCACCTGATGACGTTGCGCCGTGGACGCGGCCATGCTGACGGCCGGCATGACCAGGTCGTCAACTATCACCACGTCATCCATTCCCTGCGCAAAAAGCCGATGGCGCTCCGCGGCCTTGTTTATCGCGACAAGCTCTTCCCGCGTCAGGAATACCGCAAGGCCTTCGAAGCCCTGACTGAGCATCTTCCCGACAAGCAGGCTTGCAAGATCACCGTCGAACTCCTGGCGCTGGCACATGATCGCGGATGCGAGCGCGAACTTGCCGAAGAATTGGCCAGGACCCTGGACGCCGGCGATTTACCGGATCTGGTCGTCATGCAAACGCTCTTCGGCCCGGATCCAGCCAAGCTGCCGACCGTTCATGTGCAGCTCGCATCGCTCAACGGCTATGAGGCCTTGATCGGGACGGGAGAAGCCGCATGA
- a CDS encoding DMT family transporter yields the protein MSAHELSPATISPLLITQNAARERQGTLLVVLGGLILATMGVFVIQAAEDPITTVAFRCAFGCLSLLVWGALTRRLPELRLRGADLLGAVATGFLMTLSWALHFAAIPKTSIGVSTVVFHIQPFWTMALGAWLLRENVSSAQIVAALLAFAGLVLTTGLFDGMTGAATLNSSYVTGLLLSLAGSFVYAGVPLLAKILKSVSSFALSWWQCLVGSAFTLWWPAVYGWPDGWHSITWLVGLGAIHTGLAYAVMYAGFARLSTGRIAVLQFVYPMTAFIIDWQVYDHRLSPIQILGLVLMGVAIWSVKGAKPMPSAEAADRI from the coding sequence ATGAGCGCACATGAACTTTCACCTGCCACCATATCCCCCCTTTTGATCACGCAGAACGCCGCGCGCGAGCGGCAAGGCACTCTTCTGGTCGTACTAGGTGGCCTGATCCTCGCCACGATGGGCGTCTTCGTCATACAGGCGGCGGAAGATCCTATCACCACCGTGGCGTTCCGCTGCGCCTTCGGCTGCCTCTCGCTTTTGGTCTGGGGTGCCCTGACCCGCCGCCTACCGGAACTCCGCCTGCGCGGGGCCGACCTTCTCGGCGCGGTGGCGACCGGCTTTCTCATGACGCTGAGCTGGGCACTTCATTTCGCGGCGATCCCAAAAACCTCAATCGGCGTCTCCACGGTCGTCTTCCATATCCAACCGTTCTGGACCATGGCTCTGGGTGCCTGGCTGTTGCGTGAGAACGTTTCGTCGGCGCAGATCGTCGCGGCACTTCTGGCCTTTGCCGGTCTGGTTCTTACGACGGGTCTGTTTGATGGAATGACCGGTGCTGCGACGCTCAACTCTTCCTACGTGACGGGTCTTCTGCTCAGTCTTGCGGGGTCCTTCGTCTATGCCGGCGTGCCGCTTCTGGCAAAAATCCTGAAGTCCGTAAGCTCCTTTGCCCTTTCCTGGTGGCAATGCCTGGTCGGCTCAGCGTTCACGCTCTGGTGGCCGGCGGTCTACGGTTGGCCCGATGGATGGCATTCGATCACCTGGCTGGTCGGCCTCGGCGCGATCCATACGGGGCTGGCCTATGCAGTCATGTATGCGGGCTTCGCGCGTCTCAGCACAGGCCGCATCGCCGTCCTCCAGTTCGTCTATCCCATGACGGCTTTCATCATTGATTGGCAGGTCTATGACCACAGGCTTTCACCCATCCAGATCCTCGGACTCGTCCTGATGGGCGTGGCGATTTGGTCTGTGAAGGGCGCAAAGCCGATGCCGTCCGCTGAGGCCGCTGACCGCATCTGA
- the dinB gene encoding DNA polymerase IV: MQHATPIDMMEQKPDQEERVRRIIHVDMDAFYASVEQRDNPELRGKPVAVGGAAARGVVAAASYEAREFGVRSALPSITAKRRCPDLIFVPPRFDVYRAVSSQIHAIFAEHTDLIEPLSLDEAYLDVTANKQGIPIATEIATRIRARIKDVTGLNGSAGISYCKFLAKMASDLNKPNGQAVITPKNGPAFVEGLAVKKFHGVGPATAAKMERLGILTGADLKAQSLAFLQQHFGKSGAWYYDIARGIDHRSVQPDRPRKSVGVEDTFTVDIFDRDAARAEITPLAAEVWRRSESKGLHGRTVTLKVTYADFQKITRSRTSIAPFAAADELEAAARALLDPLFPSAKGIRLLGVTLSSFIDDDENEAVQFTLQI; encoded by the coding sequence ATGCAGCACGCCACGCCGATCGACATGATGGAGCAGAAACCGGACCAGGAGGAGCGGGTCCGGCGCATCATCCATGTCGACATGGATGCGTTTTATGCCTCCGTCGAACAACGCGATAATCCCGAGCTGCGGGGCAAACCCGTTGCTGTCGGCGGCGCGGCCGCCCGCGGCGTGGTGGCGGCGGCGAGCTATGAGGCGCGGGAATTCGGTGTGAGATCCGCACTTCCGTCGATCACCGCCAAGCGGCGCTGCCCGGATCTGATCTTCGTTCCGCCGCGCTTCGACGTTTATCGTGCCGTCTCATCGCAGATCCATGCGATCTTCGCCGAGCATACTGATCTGATCGAGCCATTGTCGCTCGACGAGGCCTATCTCGATGTCACGGCCAACAAGCAGGGCATTCCGATCGCGACGGAGATCGCCACCAGGATCCGCGCCCGCATCAAGGACGTCACCGGGCTCAACGGCTCGGCCGGGATTTCCTATTGCAAGTTTCTCGCCAAGATGGCGAGCGACCTGAACAAGCCCAACGGTCAGGCTGTCATCACGCCGAAGAACGGACCGGCCTTTGTGGAGGGGCTCGCTGTCAAGAAATTCCATGGCGTGGGGCCAGCGACCGCCGCGAAGATGGAGCGGCTCGGCATATTGACCGGCGCGGACCTGAAGGCACAGTCCCTCGCATTTCTTCAGCAGCATTTCGGCAAGTCGGGCGCCTGGTACTACGACATCGCACGCGGTATCGATCATCGGTCGGTCCAGCCGGATCGGCCGCGCAAGTCAGTGGGTGTCGAAGATACGTTTACGGTCGATATCTTTGACCGGGATGCCGCCCGCGCGGAAATCACGCCGCTCGCTGCGGAGGTCTGGCGCCGTAGCGAAAGCAAGGGCCTCCATGGCCGCACGGTGACGCTGAAGGTGACATACGCCGATTTCCAGAAAATCACCCGCAGCCGAACATCGATCGCGCCGTTCGCGGCGGCAGATGAACTCGAAGCCGCGGCTCGCGCGCTTCTCGACCCGTTGTTCCCGTCCGCGAAGGGGATTCGTCTGCTCGGGGTGACACTCTCGTCTTTTATCGACGACGATGAAAACGAGGCAGTCCAGTTTACGCTTCAGATTTAG
- a CDS encoding ATP-dependent helicase: MAAAHLEKLNDRQREAVEHGIGLPDGKIGGPLLIIAGAGSGKTNTLAHRVAHLIVNGADPRRILLMTFSRRAASEMARRVQRICRQVLGDNAAIMTDALAWAGTFHGIGARLLRMYAEQIGLSVDFTIHDREDSADLMNLVRHDLGFSSKQSRFPTKSTCIAIYSRVVNSEASIKDILKSSYPWVLEWEEQLKQLFAAYTEAKQAQNVLDYDDLLLYWAQMVSEPELAEDVGNRFDHILVDEYQDTNRLQALILMSLAPGGRGLTVVGDDAQSIYSFRAATIRNILDFPKEFSPKPADIITLDRNYRSTQPILAAANGVIELARERYTKNLWTDRASEQRPMLVTVKDEVDQAAYIVEQVLANREIGMTLKQQAVLFRTSSHCNALEIELTRRNIPFVKFGGLKFLDAAHVKDMLAVMRFAQNPRDRVAGFRVLKLLPGIGPKLAGKILDTIAVDPEPLQSLAEIPAPAKTGDDWPAFVTLVTALRKAEAGWPAEIGTVRMWYEPHLDRIHEDADTRKDDLLQLEQIASGYASRERFLTELTLDPPDATSDQAGVPLLDEDYLILSTIHSAKGQEWRAVYMLNVVDGCMPSDLGAGTTAELEEERRLLYVGMTRARDNLTLVTPQRFFTHGQNAQGDRHVYASRTRFIPATLLQFFETTSWPKTAAAASERSAKQTRIDVGARTRSMWK; this comes from the coding sequence ATGGCGGCGGCTCATCTCGAAAAACTCAACGACCGGCAACGGGAAGCCGTCGAGCACGGTATCGGCCTGCCAGACGGAAAGATCGGCGGCCCTCTGCTGATCATCGCTGGCGCGGGCAGCGGCAAGACCAACACGCTGGCCCACCGGGTCGCGCATCTGATCGTCAACGGCGCCGATCCGCGCCGTATCCTGCTGATGACCTTTTCCCGCCGTGCCGCGTCAGAAATGGCGCGTCGGGTGCAGCGCATCTGCCGGCAGGTGCTCGGCGACAATGCCGCCATCATGACAGACGCACTCGCCTGGGCCGGCACGTTCCATGGGATCGGCGCGCGGCTGTTGCGCATGTATGCCGAGCAGATCGGCCTCAGCGTCGACTTCACCATCCATGATCGCGAGGACAGCGCTGATCTGATGAACCTCGTCCGGCACGATTTGGGATTTTCCAGCAAGCAGAGCCGGTTTCCCACCAAAAGCACCTGCATCGCGATCTATTCGCGGGTGGTCAATTCGGAGGCTTCGATCAAGGATATCCTGAAGTCCTCGTATCCTTGGGTGCTGGAATGGGAGGAGCAATTGAAGCAGCTGTTCGCCGCCTACACGGAAGCGAAGCAGGCGCAGAACGTCCTGGATTACGACGACCTCTTGCTCTACTGGGCGCAGATGGTTTCCGAGCCGGAGCTGGCCGAGGACGTCGGCAACCGTTTCGACCACATCCTCGTCGACGAATATCAGGACACCAATCGCCTGCAGGCGTTGATCCTGATGTCTCTGGCGCCCGGCGGCCGCGGCCTAACCGTCGTCGGCGACGACGCACAATCGATCTATTCCTTCCGCGCGGCGACCATTCGCAACATCCTCGATTTTCCGAAGGAATTTTCCCCGAAACCCGCCGACATTATCACGCTCGACCGCAATTATCGTTCGACGCAGCCGATCCTGGCCGCCGCCAACGGCGTCATCGAGCTGGCACGGGAGCGCTATACGAAAAACCTCTGGACCGACCGCGCCTCCGAGCAGCGGCCGATGCTGGTCACCGTCAAGGACGAGGTCGACCAGGCCGCCTATATTGTCGAGCAGGTGCTCGCCAACCGCGAGATCGGCATGACGCTGAAGCAGCAGGCGGTGCTGTTTCGGACCTCCAGTCACTGCAACGCGCTGGAGATAGAACTCACCCGCAGAAACATCCCGTTCGTGAAATTCGGCGGTCTCAAGTTTCTTGATGCCGCTCACGTCAAGGACATGCTGGCGGTCATGCGGTTCGCACAGAACCCGCGCGACCGGGTTGCCGGCTTCCGGGTCTTGAAACTTCTACCTGGCATCGGGCCGAAGCTGGCCGGCAAGATCCTCGACACGATCGCGGTTGATCCCGAGCCGTTGCAGTCGCTCGCCGAAATCCCGGCGCCCGCCAAGACCGGCGACGACTGGCCCGCCTTTGTCACGCTGGTCACGGCTTTGCGAAAGGCCGAAGCCGGCTGGCCTGCTGAAATTGGCACGGTGCGGATGTGGTACGAGCCGCATCTCGACCGCATCCATGAGGATGCCGACACCCGCAAGGATGACCTGCTGCAGCTCGAACAGATCGCCAGTGGCTATGCGAGCCGCGAACGTTTCCTGACCGAGCTGACCCTGGATCCGCCGGACGCAACCAGCGACCAGGCCGGGGTGCCGCTTCTGGACGAGGATTATCTGATCCTCTCGACCATCCATTCCGCCAAGGGGCAGGAATGGCGGGCCGTTTACATGCTCAACGTCGTCGACGGTTGCATGCCTTCCGATCTCGGCGCCGGCACCACTGCCGAACTCGAAGAGGAACGCCGCCTGCTCTATGTCGGCATGACCCGGGCGCGTGACAACCTCACCCTTGTCACCCCGCAGCGATTCTTCACGCACGGTCAGAACGCCCAGGGCGATCGTCATGTCTATGCGTCACGGACCCGATTCATTCCGGCCACGCTCCTACAGTTCTTCGAGACGACAAGCTGGCCGAAGACCGCCGCGGCGGCCAGCGAACGAAGCGCAAAGCAGACGCGGATCGATGTCGGCGCGCGCACGCGGTCAATGTGGAAATAG
- a CDS encoding damage-inducible mutagenesis protein: protein MANHALNPVLAELRERIEQLEGGATRARQVLPFGVTEVDRALPGGGLAFGALHEIAGGGGGTVDGAAAALFVAGIAARAGGKVLWCMARPDLFFPAVTQAGLHPDRVVFCESDREEQVLDAMEQGLSFRGLVVVVGELVRLPMTASRRLQLAAEKTGAMGIVLRRWRRQNEASDYGQPTASTTRWRISTLPSQRLPVAGVGRARWLAELMRVKAGECAEFEIGAPDAKGRICLLPTALDRADQTARWRSLAG, encoded by the coding sequence GTGGCCAACCATGCCCTCAACCCCGTGCTGGCCGAGCTTCGCGAGCGCATCGAGCAGCTCGAAGGCGGTGCGACGCGCGCGCGTCAGGTGCTGCCTTTCGGCGTCACTGAGGTCGATCGGGCATTGCCGGGCGGAGGGCTCGCCTTCGGGGCGCTGCACGAGATCGCCGGCGGCGGGGGAGGGACGGTCGACGGGGCTGCGGCCGCGCTGTTCGTGGCGGGCATCGCGGCGCGGGCCGGCGGCAAGGTGCTCTGGTGCATGGCGCGCCCGGACCTGTTTTTCCCGGCAGTAACGCAGGCCGGGCTCCACCCGGATCGTGTGGTGTTTTGCGAAAGCGACCGTGAAGAGCAGGTGTTGGATGCGATGGAGCAGGGCCTGTCGTTTCGCGGCCTCGTGGTCGTCGTCGGTGAACTCGTCCGTCTGCCGATGACGGCCTCGCGACGCCTGCAGCTGGCGGCCGAGAAAACCGGCGCCATGGGCATCGTGCTCCGGCGATGGCGACGACAGAACGAGGCTTCGGACTATGGGCAGCCGACCGCCTCGACGACGCGGTGGCGCATCAGCACCCTGCCGTCACAAAGACTGCCGGTGGCTGGCGTTGGCAGGGCGCGCTGGCTGGCGGAGCTGATGCGCGTCAAGGCCGGCGAATGCGCCGAATTCGAAATTGGAGCCCCCGATGCCAAGGGTCGTATCTGTCTACTTCCCACAGCTCTCGACCGAGCGGATCAGACGGCACGCTGGCGAAGCCTTGCCGGCTGA
- a CDS encoding DNA polymerase Y family protein — MPRVVSVYFPQLSTERIRRHAGEALPADKPLVVVARRGSKRWISAADPTALKLGLRIGMAASKAQAMVADLIMVDAAPAEDAAALERLALWTLRQYSPVVAVDGADGLVIDTEGADHLHGGEALLVSGLVNLLRGRGLTARVAVADTLGAAHALARLLAAETTVVPKDNVTKAVIDLPIVALRLPAEIVQGLRVLGIDTIGQLSAMPRAPLTLRFGPEPARRLDQMFGRIAEPIEPIRTPELIDVTKNFAEPIGAPETIAKYVCRLVGQLSARLAENGLGARRCDLFVHRVDNTRQHLRAGLAKPVRDPARLSKLLCDRIETIDPGFGIEKLVLVAVFAEPLEERQVASSLIEEEIADITPLVDILGNRGHRLFRVAPVASDVPERSVRRIAATAPDIGEAWAVKWPRPTRLFANPERIEVIALLPDQPPAVFTWRGKRRKVVRADGPERIFGEWWRRPREFQAVRDYFVVEDELGERYWVYRAGDGIDPETGSHLWFVHGVFG; from the coding sequence ATGCCAAGGGTCGTATCTGTCTACTTCCCACAGCTCTCGACCGAGCGGATCAGACGGCACGCTGGCGAAGCCTTGCCGGCTGACAAGCCGCTGGTCGTCGTTGCCCGTCGCGGCTCGAAGCGCTGGATTTCTGCTGCCGATCCGACAGCCCTGAAACTCGGCCTGCGCATCGGCATGGCCGCCAGCAAGGCGCAGGCCATGGTCGCCGACCTCATCATGGTCGATGCGGCCCCGGCCGAAGATGCCGCCGCGCTGGAGCGGCTGGCGCTCTGGACGCTGCGGCAATATAGCCCCGTCGTCGCGGTCGATGGCGCCGACGGTCTCGTCATCGACACCGAGGGCGCCGATCACCTGCACGGCGGCGAGGCGCTGCTCGTGTCGGGTCTCGTCAATCTGCTGCGCGGCCGCGGGCTGACAGCGCGTGTCGCCGTGGCCGACACCTTGGGCGCCGCGCATGCGCTTGCCCGGCTGCTTGCGGCCGAAACGACCGTCGTGCCTAAAGACAATGTGACGAAGGCGGTCATCGACCTGCCGATCGTCGCGCTGCGGCTGCCGGCGGAGATCGTCCAGGGCCTGCGTGTGCTCGGCATCGATACGATCGGCCAGCTTTCGGCCATGCCGCGCGCGCCGCTGACGTTGCGGTTCGGGCCGGAACCGGCACGTCGGCTGGATCAGATGTTCGGCCGGATCGCCGAGCCGATCGAGCCGATCCGCACGCCGGAGCTGATCGACGTCACGAAGAATTTTGCCGAACCGATCGGCGCGCCCGAGACCATCGCCAAGTATGTCTGCCGGCTGGTCGGCCAGCTCTCGGCCCGGCTGGCGGAAAACGGTCTCGGCGCGCGACGCTGCGATCTCTTTGTTCATCGCGTCGACAATACAAGGCAGCATCTCCGTGCCGGCCTTGCCAAACCCGTTCGTGACCCGGCACGGCTGTCGAAGCTTCTCTGCGACCGCATCGAGACCATCGATCCCGGTTTTGGCATCGAGAAGCTGGTGTTGGTCGCCGTCTTCGCCGAGCCGCTCGAGGAAAGGCAGGTTGCCTCATCACTCATCGAGGAGGAGATCGCCGACATCACACCGCTGGTCGACATTCTCGGCAATCGTGGCCACCGGCTCTTTCGCGTCGCGCCCGTCGCCTCCGATGTGCCGGAGCGTTCGGTCCGGCGCATCGCGGCGACCGCGCCTGACATCGGCGAGGCCTGGGCCGTCAAATGGCCGCGGCCGACACGGCTGTTCGCCAACCCGGAACGCATCGAGGTGATCGCGCTGCTGCCGGACCAGCCGCCGGCGGTGTTCACCTGGCGCGGCAAGCGCCGAAAGGTCGTGCGCGCCGACGGGCCGGAGCGGATTTTTGGCGAATGGTGGCGCAGGCCCCGCGAGTTCCAGGCGGTCAGGGACTATTTCGTGGTCGAGGACGAGCTTGGCGAACGCTACTGGGTCTATCGGGCCGGCGACGGCATCGATCCGGAAACCGGCTCCCACCTCTGGTTCGTGCATGGGGTGTTCGGATGA